In Cystobacter fuscus DSM 2262, one DNA window encodes the following:
- a CDS encoding OmpA family protein, giving the protein MRGWKALTWGVLGTVALSGCAAMTPRELVDARGAYQEASAGPAVQYAPDALGQAREALDEANRSYDREKNTERTRTLAYVALRRAQIAESLARTAVALHERQEAEQQLALIRTEDAERVRRELAQSRQELAEAQRLRAEAEQRQAEIQRQQEETARLQAEQDAQARAQREEQERQAKLTESQSRMEQLNAQLEQERQARLQAEQRAAAAEAEARAQREVADELRNIRQVQVKEESRGLVLTLSGSVLFRSGSSDLLVSARRRLNEVAEALKKAPNPLVIEGHTDSLGSAELNEELSYLRAEAVRDYLIGRGVDPERIRTEGRGKDEPVASNATAEGRANNRRVEIILERGVGGSGARQDPKP; this is encoded by the coding sequence ATGCGGGGATGGAAGGCATTGACATGGGGAGTGCTTGGGACCGTGGCGCTCTCGGGGTGCGCGGCCATGACACCGCGCGAGCTGGTGGATGCGCGCGGTGCCTATCAAGAGGCCTCCGCGGGCCCGGCGGTGCAGTACGCCCCGGACGCCCTCGGACAGGCCCGGGAAGCGCTCGACGAGGCCAACCGCTCCTATGATCGCGAGAAGAACACGGAGCGCACGCGCACGCTCGCCTACGTGGCGCTGCGCCGGGCGCAGATCGCCGAGTCCCTCGCCCGCACTGCGGTGGCCCTGCATGAGCGGCAAGAGGCGGAGCAACAGCTCGCCCTGATTCGGACAGAGGACGCCGAGCGCGTGCGGCGGGAGCTGGCGCAGTCGCGCCAGGAGCTCGCCGAGGCGCAGCGGCTGCGCGCGGAGGCGGAGCAGCGCCAGGCGGAGATCCAACGCCAGCAGGAGGAGACGGCGCGCCTCCAGGCCGAGCAGGACGCCCAGGCCCGAGCCCAGCGCGAGGAGCAGGAGCGCCAGGCGAAGCTCACCGAGAGCCAGAGCCGGATGGAGCAGCTCAACGCGCAGCTCGAGCAGGAGCGCCAGGCGCGGCTCCAGGCGGAGCAGCGCGCCGCGGCCGCCGAGGCCGAGGCCCGCGCCCAGCGCGAGGTGGCCGACGAGCTGCGCAACATCCGCCAGGTCCAGGTGAAGGAGGAGTCGCGGGGCCTGGTGCTCACGCTCTCCGGCAGCGTGCTGTTCCGCTCGGGCAGCTCGGATCTCCTCGTGTCGGCCCGGCGGCGGCTCAACGAGGTGGCCGAGGCGCTCAAGAAGGCGCCGAACCCGCTCGTCATCGAGGGGCACACCGACAGCCTGGGCTCGGCGGAGCTCAACGAGGAGCTGTCGTATCTGCGCGCCGAGGCCGTGCGCGACTACCTCATCGGCCGGGGCGTGGACCCCGAGCGCATCCGCACCGAGGGGCGGGGCAAGGACGAGCCCGTCGCCTCCAACGCCACCGCCGAGGGCCGCGCCAACAACCGCCGCGTGGAGATCATCCTCGAGCGCGGCGTGGGTGGCTCGGGCGCGCGGCAGGACCCCAAGCCGTAG
- a CDS encoding DUF4398 domain-containing protein: MRKAMAGAAVCVLGLTGCMGAPLRYGPSEPLVDTQVPIQQAEEAGAAQHPDAAQHLEWARQQTQGARRLIEQNRRDEAALFLKRAAADAELALALAREAPARAEADQVLQQVRELQQTTVPAQ; encoded by the coding sequence ATGCGAAAGGCAATGGCCGGCGCGGCGGTGTGCGTGCTGGGACTGACAGGCTGTATGGGCGCCCCCTTGCGGTACGGTCCGTCCGAGCCGCTCGTGGACACCCAGGTGCCCATCCAGCAGGCGGAGGAGGCGGGTGCCGCCCAGCATCCCGATGCGGCGCAACACCTGGAGTGGGCACGGCAGCAAACGCAGGGTGCGCGCCGGCTGATCGAACAGAACCGGCGGGATGAAGCGGCGCTGTTCCTGAAGCGGGCGGCGGCGGACGCGGAGCTGGCCCTGGCGCTGGCACGCGAGGCCCCGGCCCGCGCCGAGGCTGATCAGGTGCTCCAGCAGGTGCGTGAGCTCCAGCAGACCACGGTGCCAGCGCAATGA
- a CDS encoding energy transducer TonB — translation MSQATLSALPPRRSRDWVPMFLLVSLGAHGVGFALLSNVAERPAPDMQRPVEIQMVEVIKPPPPPPPPPEQEPPKPPPPKPKAPPPVKVARAEKPPPPPPPDAPPPPPNDAPPPEPSAKPVPLVVGLSLSSTTAAGGFAAPVGNTVYGKTGNTAADPKDVKGYSAPKYVPVYQVDTQPTVASEVKIPYPDEARRAGVEGSVTMSITIDAEGRVVKVVVVKGLGYGLDEAARGALLRFRFKPAIKNGEPVSTEMKYSYTFVLD, via the coding sequence ATGAGCCAGGCCACCCTCTCCGCCCTGCCCCCTCGCCGCTCCCGCGACTGGGTGCCCATGTTCCTGCTCGTGTCGCTGGGCGCCCACGGGGTGGGCTTCGCCCTGCTCTCGAACGTGGCGGAGCGCCCGGCGCCCGACATGCAGCGGCCCGTGGAGATACAAATGGTGGAGGTCATCAAGCCGCCTCCCCCTCCGCCACCTCCGCCCGAGCAGGAGCCGCCCAAGCCGCCCCCGCCCAAGCCGAAGGCGCCGCCCCCGGTGAAGGTGGCCCGGGCCGAGAAGCCGCCTCCGCCGCCTCCGCCAGACGCGCCGCCCCCGCCCCCCAACGACGCGCCTCCGCCCGAGCCATCCGCCAAGCCGGTGCCGCTGGTGGTGGGCCTGTCGCTGTCCTCCACCACGGCCGCGGGCGGCTTCGCCGCGCCGGTGGGCAACACCGTCTATGGCAAGACGGGCAACACGGCGGCGGATCCCAAGGACGTGAAGGGGTACTCGGCGCCCAAGTACGTGCCCGTGTACCAGGTGGATACCCAGCCCACGGTCGCCTCGGAGGTGAAGATTCCCTACCCCGACGAGGCCCGGCGCGCGGGCGTCGAGGGCTCGGTCACCATGTCCATCACCATCGACGCCGAGGGGCGCGTGGTGAAGGTCGTCGTCGTCAAGGGGCTCGGCTACGGGCTCGACGAGGCGGCGCGCGGCGCCCTCCTGCGCTTCCGCTTCAAGCCCGCCATCAAGAACGGCGAGCCGGTGTCCACGGAGATGAAGTACTCCTACACCTTCGTGCTGGACTGA
- a CDS encoding ExbD/TolR family protein, whose amino-acid sequence MAGGAQDNDEEITGINVTPLVDVVLVLLIIFMVTANFIVRETVEVDLPRAANGGETVQGLVNVVVDKQGKLFFDGAEVSEDEMRRRVTEALAKDKETRAIISADQSLPYGRVMRLIDVVKGQGIAKFALNIEKDVAPTASPATP is encoded by the coding sequence ATGGCCGGCGGCGCGCAGGACAACGACGAGGAGATCACCGGCATCAACGTCACCCCGCTGGTGGACGTGGTGCTCGTGCTGCTCATCATCTTCATGGTGACGGCCAACTTCATCGTGCGCGAGACGGTGGAGGTGGACCTGCCCCGGGCCGCCAACGGTGGCGAGACGGTGCAGGGGCTCGTCAACGTGGTGGTCGACAAGCAGGGCAAGCTCTTCTTCGACGGCGCGGAGGTGAGCGAGGACGAGATGCGCCGCCGCGTCACCGAGGCGCTGGCCAAGGACAAGGAGACGCGCGCCATCATCAGCGCGGATCAGAGCCTGCCGTATGGCCGGGTGATGCGGCTCATCGACGTGGTGAAGGGCCAGGGCATCGCCAAGTTCGCGCTCAACATCGAGAAGGACGTGGCGCCCACGGCCTCTCCCGCCACGCCCTGA
- a CDS encoding MotA/TolQ/ExbB proton channel family protein, which produces MMSFVLLAQTGNEQVGWLSRKLLGVTLTSAEWVLWVLVVLSVFSIGLMLERTVYFATHRLPDSEALAVRLARGELEAVRAAVGERKGMEAAVLREALASVEQGPDTVEQVIASTVARERPQYERYLSFLGTLGNNAPFIGLFGTVLGIIKAFHDLGNMGAKGAAIQQTVMAGISEALVATAVGLAVAIPAVVAFNVFNRQLKTLTSRTNALGHALVGSLKARNGSRPGASTEAR; this is translated from the coding sequence ATGATGTCCTTCGTCCTCCTGGCCCAGACGGGCAATGAGCAGGTTGGCTGGCTGAGCCGCAAGCTGCTCGGCGTCACCCTCACCAGCGCCGAGTGGGTGCTGTGGGTGCTGGTGGTGCTCTCGGTGTTCTCCATCGGGCTGATGCTCGAGCGCACGGTGTACTTCGCCACGCACCGGCTGCCGGACTCCGAGGCGCTCGCGGTGCGGCTGGCCCGGGGCGAGCTGGAGGCGGTGCGCGCCGCGGTGGGTGAGCGCAAGGGAATGGAGGCCGCGGTGCTGCGCGAGGCGCTGGCCTCGGTGGAGCAGGGCCCGGACACGGTGGAGCAGGTGATCGCCTCCACGGTGGCGCGCGAGCGTCCCCAGTACGAGCGCTACCTGTCCTTCCTGGGCACGCTGGGCAACAACGCGCCCTTCATCGGGCTGTTCGGCACGGTGCTCGGCATCATCAAGGCCTTCCACGACCTGGGCAACATGGGCGCCAAGGGCGCCGCCATCCAGCAGACGGTGATGGCGGGCATCTCCGAGGCGCTCGTCGCCACGGCGGTGGGTCTGGCGGTGGCCATCCCCGCGGTGGTCGCCTTCAACGTCTTCAACCGCCAGCTCAAGACACTCACCTCGCGCACCAACGCGCTGGGCCATGCGCTCGTGGGCAGCCTCAAGGCCCGCAACGGCTCGCGCCCCGGTGCCTCCACGGAGGCTCGCTAG
- a CDS encoding DUF4215 domain-containing protein produces MNRVHSSALPTRRDRPWPWAVLLGAPFLVLFFTACFEPTSVICATGLVCPAGQQCAANQDVCLKTDCGDGRLQPGEACDDGNLLEGDGCNRDCRSIEVCGNGIVDVSQGEKCDDGNTRDGDKCGADCKSNEACGNGITDTQVGEQCDDGNNDNGDGCSADCLSLEVCGNGYTDGSRDEQCDDGNTEGGDGCSADCKSNEICGNGIVDQARGEVCDDGNTEEGDGCSVDCKSDETCGNGIVDRAVGELCDDGNTLPNDECSFDCRSGKGCGNGIRDDDEECDDGNTSNNDNCLNSCLLAICGDAVVDRQQPRLEDCDDGKETKQCNHNCTWRVCGDGLVNATAGEHCDNPGAVDSLGCDSDCTIAVCGDNHVNTVRGEQCDTGGNSPTCDADCTPAVCGDRFLNPAAGEQCDTGGFSAWCDNDCTPAACGDGLANLQANEQCDDGNRSDEDDCLGTCRPNVCGDGRLNRNGPKRVEVCDDGNAITETECPYGTLQCTACNATCSESRTLKGRACGDGVVNDAREKCDDGNTTTETACPYGVPQCTACDAVCSAVLTLTGPRCGDGVVNGPNEKCDDGNTLTETTCDDGTAQCTRCDATCSAILTLTGPVCGDGVTNGPSEKCDDGNTLACGTCDNTCTRAQLSQASGLLTIQNRGVFFREGDTFTLDDGLHPPVVFEFDRDGSVAPGHQKVPVTNGLPTDQVAQSIYSAINGVGGDFQISASSVEGNYVFLTHDQHGAFGNRPILESTDSTGDVKDALIATGMAGGKGFDCPQATGCARNEDCAPSLSCSPTTHTCVPP; encoded by the coding sequence ATGAACCGAGTGCATTCCTCCGCCCTCCCCACCCGCCGCGACCGCCCGTGGCCCTGGGCCGTGCTGCTCGGGGCGCCCTTCCTCGTGCTCTTCTTCACCGCCTGCTTCGAGCCCACGAGCGTCATCTGCGCCACCGGGCTGGTGTGCCCCGCGGGCCAGCAGTGCGCCGCGAACCAGGACGTGTGCCTCAAGACGGACTGCGGCGATGGCCGCCTCCAGCCGGGCGAGGCCTGTGACGACGGCAACCTGCTCGAGGGCGATGGGTGCAACCGGGACTGCCGCTCCATCGAGGTGTGCGGCAACGGCATCGTGGACGTGAGCCAGGGCGAGAAGTGCGATGACGGCAACACCCGGGACGGCGACAAGTGCGGCGCCGACTGCAAGTCCAACGAGGCGTGTGGCAACGGCATCACCGACACCCAGGTGGGCGAGCAGTGCGACGACGGCAACAACGACAACGGCGATGGGTGCAGCGCCGACTGTCTGTCGCTGGAGGTGTGCGGCAACGGCTACACGGACGGCTCGCGGGACGAGCAGTGCGACGACGGCAACACCGAGGGGGGCGACGGGTGCAGCGCCGACTGCAAGTCCAACGAGATCTGCGGCAATGGCATCGTGGACCAGGCGCGCGGCGAGGTGTGTGACGACGGCAACACCGAGGAGGGCGACGGGTGCAGCGTGGACTGCAAGTCCGACGAGACGTGTGGCAACGGCATCGTGGACCGGGCCGTCGGCGAGCTGTGTGACGACGGCAACACCCTGCCCAACGACGAGTGCAGCTTCGACTGCCGCTCGGGCAAGGGCTGCGGCAACGGCATCCGCGACGATGACGAGGAGTGCGACGACGGCAACACGTCCAACAACGACAACTGCCTGAACTCCTGCCTGCTGGCGATCTGCGGCGATGCCGTCGTGGATCGGCAGCAGCCGCGCCTGGAGGACTGCGACGACGGCAAGGAGACGAAGCAGTGCAACCACAACTGCACCTGGCGCGTGTGCGGCGATGGGCTGGTGAACGCCACCGCCGGGGAGCACTGCGACAACCCGGGCGCCGTCGACAGCCTCGGCTGTGACAGCGACTGCACCATCGCCGTGTGCGGAGACAACCACGTCAACACCGTGCGCGGCGAGCAGTGCGACACGGGAGGCAACTCCCCGACCTGCGACGCCGATTGCACCCCGGCCGTCTGCGGTGACCGGTTCCTCAACCCGGCGGCGGGCGAGCAGTGCGACACCGGCGGCTTCTCCGCCTGGTGCGACAACGACTGCACGCCCGCGGCCTGTGGCGATGGCCTCGCCAACCTCCAGGCGAACGAGCAGTGTGACGACGGCAACCGGAGCGACGAGGACGACTGCCTCGGCACGTGCCGGCCCAACGTCTGCGGCGACGGGCGGTTGAACCGCAACGGCCCCAAGCGCGTCGAGGTCTGCGACGACGGCAACGCCATCACCGAGACCGAGTGCCCCTACGGCACCCTCCAATGCACGGCGTGCAACGCCACCTGCTCGGAGAGCCGCACCCTGAAGGGCCGGGCCTGTGGCGATGGCGTCGTGAACGACGCGCGCGAGAAGTGCGACGACGGCAACACCACCACCGAGACCGCCTGTCCCTATGGCGTGCCCCAGTGCACGGCCTGTGACGCGGTGTGCTCGGCCGTCCTCACCCTCACCGGCCCCCGCTGCGGCGATGGCGTCGTGAATGGCCCGAACGAGAAGTGCGACGACGGCAACACCCTCACCGAGACCACCTGCGACGACGGCACCGCCCAGTGCACCCGGTGCGACGCCACGTGCTCGGCCATCCTCACCCTCACCGGCCCCGTCTGTGGAGACGGCGTCACGAACGGCCCGAGCGAGAAGTGCGACGACGGCAACACCCTGGCCTGTGGCACCTGCGACAACACGTGCACCCGCGCCCAGCTCTCCCAGGCCAGTGGCCTGCTCACCATCCAGAACCGCGGCGTCTTCTTCCGGGAGGGGGACACCTTCACCCTCGACGACGGCCTCCACCCTCCGGTGGTGTTCGAGTTCGACCGCGATGGCTCCGTCGCCCCGGGCCACCAGAAAGTGCCCGTCACCAACGGCCTCCCCACCGACCAGGTGGCCCAGTCCATCTACTCCGCCATCAACGGCGTGGGTGGTGACTTCCAGATCTCCGCTTCGTCCGTCGAGGGCAACTACGTCTTCCTCACCCACGACCAGCACGGCGCCTTCGGCAACAGGCCCATCCTCGAGAGCACCGACAGCACCGGCGACGTGAAGGACGCCCTCATCGCCACCGGCATGGCGGGCGGCAAGGGCTTCGACTGTCCACAGGCCACCGGCTGCGCGCGCAACGAGGACTGCGCGCCCTCCCTCTCCTGCTCCCCCACCACCCACACCTGCGTGCCTCCCTGA
- a CDS encoding serine/threonine-protein kinase: MKNNEAIAQSRSLPPRPRAVAGALDERRVAAELEALYPPAPAVPEPPPGPPAPASFDDTRPGKRVHKLRPGVNLQHYELIRELGSGGMGTVFLARDVRLGRRVAIKFLHTQDPELTQRFILEARATARCSHENIVIIHEVGEYENSPFMVLEYLQGQPLTKAIGTAQLPPTRAVELMVPVVKALACAHEQGIVHRDLKPENIIVTDSGAIKVLDFGIAKTLQGAETSDSAAFPGPLRVPSGGPQEQGELTHFGALMGTMAYMSPEQWGIGVPVDHRTDIWAVGILLFQMLAGKHPLEPLRGPQLMVTGVLDDPMPRLRQMAPRVPAELAAVVDRCLRKHKEERFADAHSLLRALEPFLPGRVGRELRLDESPYAGLSSFQEADADRFFGRTREIAALVNRIQDRPLLAVVGPSGTGKSSFVRAGLVPVLKRSGTAWDAIVIRPGRHPLSALASTVVPLMSSTTTVEEDIQEQERLMERLYAEPGYVGSVLRSRARRQKRRILVFVDQFEELYTLVPDARERLAFTACLTGIADDATSPIRLVVSLRSDFLDRVPEDEQFMAELAQGLFFLTSPSREGLRDALVQPAEMAGYQFETPALVDNMLEHLEATQGALPLLQFAATQLWEERDKKKQQLTVDAYKSMGGIVGALASHADSVLAGMSAPERALVRALCLRLVTPERTRALVAVDELRELTKDTAEMQRLIDHLVQARLLVVQTGGGATGATVEMVHESLIHSWPTLKRWLDEGQEDSAFLEQLRHAARQWQANNQDSNLLWRGELVDEAAHFQRRFRGELPKQQRDFLAAVSAQARKRRRLRSVMVAGSTTFLVLLVIAAAVALVVIRNSQREAQRQAAAAQAAEAVARGAETAARAAEAEARQRLAEVQAKELERQKAQKAAEEANERVELSNAELLRKNDELILALQRAQVARLRAKTARKRAEHSAVTARDAQEDAIRAASELSSLLHREQQRAQRLQSQLGGPVIEVLK; this comes from the coding sequence ATGAAGAACAACGAAGCCATCGCCCAGAGCAGGTCGCTGCCGCCGCGCCCCAGGGCCGTGGCGGGAGCACTGGACGAGCGGAGGGTGGCCGCGGAGCTGGAGGCGCTCTACCCACCGGCGCCCGCCGTGCCGGAGCCGCCCCCGGGCCCGCCCGCCCCCGCGTCCTTCGACGACACGCGCCCCGGCAAGCGGGTGCACAAGCTGCGCCCCGGCGTGAACCTGCAGCACTACGAGCTCATCCGCGAGCTGGGCAGCGGCGGCATGGGCACCGTCTTCCTCGCACGCGACGTGCGGCTCGGCCGGCGCGTGGCCATCAAGTTCCTGCACACCCAGGACCCCGAGCTCACCCAGCGCTTCATCCTCGAGGCGCGCGCCACCGCGCGCTGCAGCCACGAGAACATCGTCATCATCCATGAGGTGGGCGAGTACGAGAACAGCCCCTTCATGGTGTTGGAGTACCTCCAGGGCCAGCCCCTCACCAAGGCGATCGGCACGGCCCAGCTGCCACCCACACGCGCCGTCGAATTGATGGTGCCGGTGGTCAAGGCGCTCGCGTGTGCCCACGAGCAGGGCATCGTCCACCGCGACCTCAAGCCGGAGAACATCATCGTCACCGACTCGGGCGCCATCAAGGTGCTCGACTTCGGCATCGCCAAGACGCTCCAGGGCGCGGAGACGTCCGACTCCGCCGCGTTCCCCGGTCCGCTCCGGGTGCCCTCCGGCGGCCCCCAGGAGCAGGGCGAGCTCACCCACTTCGGTGCCCTCATGGGCACCATGGCGTACATGTCCCCGGAGCAGTGGGGCATCGGCGTGCCGGTGGATCACCGCACGGACATCTGGGCGGTGGGCATCCTGCTCTTCCAGATGCTCGCCGGGAAGCACCCGTTGGAGCCGCTGCGCGGCCCGCAGCTCATGGTCACCGGCGTGCTCGACGATCCCATGCCGCGCCTGCGGCAGATGGCGCCCCGGGTGCCCGCGGAGCTGGCGGCCGTCGTCGACCGCTGCCTGCGCAAACACAAGGAGGAGCGCTTCGCGGACGCGCACTCGCTCTTGCGCGCCCTGGAGCCCTTCCTGCCGGGGCGCGTCGGCCGCGAGCTGAGGCTCGACGAGAGCCCCTACGCGGGCCTGTCCTCCTTCCAGGAGGCCGACGCGGACCGCTTCTTCGGCCGCACGCGGGAGATCGCCGCGCTCGTCAACCGCATCCAGGACCGGCCGCTGCTCGCGGTGGTGGGCCCCTCGGGCACGGGCAAGTCCTCCTTCGTGCGCGCGGGCCTGGTGCCCGTGCTCAAGCGCTCGGGCACCGCCTGGGACGCGATCGTCATCCGCCCCGGCCGCCACCCCCTGTCCGCCCTGGCGAGCACCGTGGTGCCCCTGATGAGCTCCACCACCACCGTGGAGGAGGACATCCAGGAGCAGGAGCGGCTCATGGAGCGGCTGTACGCCGAGCCCGGCTACGTGGGCAGCGTGCTGCGCAGCCGCGCCCGGCGCCAGAAGCGGAGGATCCTCGTCTTCGTCGACCAGTTCGAGGAGCTCTACACGCTGGTGCCCGACGCGCGCGAGCGCCTGGCCTTCACCGCGTGTCTGACGGGCATCGCGGACGACGCGACGAGCCCCATCCGCCTCGTCGTCTCCCTGCGCTCGGACTTCCTGGACCGGGTGCCCGAGGACGAGCAGTTCATGGCGGAGCTGGCCCAGGGGCTCTTCTTCCTCACCTCGCCCTCGCGCGAGGGCCTGCGCGACGCGCTGGTGCAGCCCGCGGAGATGGCCGGCTACCAGTTCGAGACGCCCGCCCTGGTGGACAACATGCTGGAGCACCTGGAGGCCACCCAGGGCGCGCTGCCCCTGCTCCAGTTCGCCGCCACGCAGTTGTGGGAGGAGCGGGACAAGAAGAAGCAGCAGCTCACCGTGGACGCCTACAAGTCGATGGGCGGCATCGTCGGCGCGCTCGCCAGCCACGCGGACAGCGTGCTCGCGGGCATGTCCGCCCCGGAGCGCGCGCTGGTGCGGGCGCTGTGTCTGCGCCTGGTGACGCCCGAGCGCACCCGCGCCCTGGTGGCGGTGGACGAGCTGCGCGAGCTGACGAAGGACACCGCGGAGATGCAGCGGCTCATCGACCACCTGGTGCAGGCGCGTCTGCTCGTCGTGCAGACGGGAGGCGGCGCGACGGGGGCCACGGTGGAGATGGTCCACGAGTCGCTCATCCACAGCTGGCCCACGCTCAAGCGCTGGCTGGACGAGGGCCAGGAGGACTCGGCGTTCCTCGAGCAGCTGCGCCACGCGGCCCGGCAGTGGCAGGCGAACAACCAGGACTCCAACCTCTTGTGGCGCGGCGAGCTGGTGGACGAGGCCGCGCACTTCCAGCGGCGCTTCCGCGGGGAGCTGCCGAAGCAGCAGCGCGACTTCCTCGCGGCCGTGTCCGCGCAGGCCAGGAAGCGCCGGCGGCTCAGGAGCGTGATGGTGGCCGGCAGCACGACGTTCCTGGTGCTGCTGGTCATCGCGGCGGCGGTGGCGCTGGTGGTCATCCGCAACTCGCAGCGCGAGGCCCAGCGGCAGGCGGCGGCGGCCCAGGCGGCCGAGGCGGTGGCGCGCGGGGCGGAGACGGCGGCGCGCGCGGCGGAGGCCGAGGCCCGCCAGCGGCTCGCCGAGGTGCAGGCCAAGGAGCTGGAGCGACAGAAGGCCCAGAAGGCGGCGGAAGAGGCCAACGAGCGGGTGGAGCTGTCCAACGCCGAGCTGCTGCGCAAGAACGACGAGCTGATCCTCGCGCTGCAACGCGCCCAGGTGGCGCGGCTGCGCGCGAAGACGGCCCGCAAGCGCGCCGAGCACAGCGCCGTCACCGCGCGCGACGCCCAGGAGGACGCCATCCGCGCGGCGAGCGAGCTGTCCAGCCTGCTGCACCGCGAGCAGCAGCGCGCGCAGCGTCTGCAATCCCAGCTCGGCGGCCCCGTCATCGAGGTGTTGAAGTGA
- a CDS encoding SET domain-containing protein-lysine N-methyltransferase — MFSDEAIPEGTILEECHYLKAPFRTVRTSPMSDYVFNIEWGPHEEDQGGEWVAIVFGFGMIYNHSQEPNVSYYRGYQRGPSPKDVFTFYALRDIEPGEQLCISYGENWWNTRGQQMP, encoded by the coding sequence GTGTTCTCGGACGAGGCCATCCCCGAGGGGACCATCCTGGAGGAGTGCCACTATCTCAAGGCGCCCTTCCGCACGGTGCGCACCTCACCGATGTCGGACTACGTGTTCAACATCGAGTGGGGCCCCCACGAGGAGGACCAGGGCGGCGAGTGGGTGGCGATCGTGTTCGGCTTCGGGATGATCTACAACCACTCGCAGGAGCCCAACGTGTCGTACTACCGGGGCTACCAGCGCGGCCCCTCGCCCAAGGACGTGTTCACCTTCTACGCGCTGCGTGACATCGAGCCGGGGGAGCAGTTGTGCATCAGCTACGGGGAGAACTGGTGGAACACGCGCGGCCAGCAGATGCCCTGA